The following DNA comes from Halofilum ochraceum.
CGCGATCGCGACCGAGTATCGCGCGCTGGCGCGGCTCCCCGGGGTCGATGCGGCCCGGGTCTGGGAGCCGAAACCCGCCACCGTCTACAGCTGGGGGAGGGCATGAGCATGAATACGCTCGACCTGGAACGCATGGCGGTGCGTGACGTCAATCAGCGGCTCCATGACGACGCCGCCGGCACCAATACGGATCAGCAGTACGAAATCCTCAATCCGATGGGCCGGCACGCGATCGCTGTCGGCCTCAATCATCCCTTCGACGTCACGGTTCGCGGTCATGCCGGGTACTACTGCGGCTCCATGAACAAGGAAGCGACCGTGACGATCGAGGGCAATGCCGGTGTCGGCGTAGCCGAGAACATCATGTCCGGCACGGTGCATGTTACCGGCTATGCCAGTCAGTCGGCGGCGGCGACCGGCCATGGCGGTCTCGTCGTGATCGACGGCGATGCCAGTGCCCGCTGCGGTATCTCGATGAAGGGCGTGGATATCGTGGTCGGCGGATCCGTCGGTCACATGTCCGCTTTCATGGCGCAGTCCGGCAACCTGGTCGTCTGCGGCGACGCCGGTGAATCGTTTGGCGACTCGATCTACGAGGCTCAGCTGTTCGTTCGCGGGAGTGTGGAAAGTCTGGGCGCCGACTGTGTCGAGAAAGAGATGCGGCCGGAGCACGTCGAACGGGTGCGGGGTCTGCTCGAACGGGCCGGTATCGATGCCGATCCGGCGGCGTTCCGGCGCTACGGCTCCGCGCGCCAGCTCTACAATTTCAAGATCGGCAACATTGGCTACTACTGAGGGGGAACACCCGATGGACGAACGAAAGGTACGCGAATCCGCCACCTTCCCCCCGCATGTCATCGCCGAGATCCAGCGGGCCGCATCGGAAGGTCTCTATTACATCCGTGGCTCCGGCGCCAAGCGCGCGGTGCCGACGTTCGATGATCTGGTGTTCCTTGGTGCGTCGATCTCGCGTTACCCGCTCGAAGGCTATCGCGAGAAATGCGATACCAACGTCACGATCGGTACCCGGTATGCGAAGAAGCCGATCGAACTGAAGATACCGATCACGATCGCCGGCATGAGTTTCGGGGCTTTGGGCGCCAATGCCAAGCAGGCGCTTGGACACGGTGCCAGCGCCATGGGCACGAGTACCACCACCGGCGACGGCGGCATGACCGAGGAGGAGCGGGAGGCGTCGAGCCTCCTCGTGTACCAGTACCTGCCGTCACGCTACGGCATGGAACCGGATCAACTGCGCAAGGCGGACGCAATCGAGGTGGTCGCCGGCCAGGGTGCGAAGCCGGGTGGCGGCGGCATGCTGCTCGGTCAGAAGATTACTGACCGGGTGGCGCAGATGCGGACGCTGCCCAAGGGCATCGACCAGCGTTCCGCCTGCCGCCATCCGGACTGGACGGGTCCGGACGACCTCGAGATCAAGATCCAGGAACTGCGCGAAATCACCGATTGGGAGAAGCCGATCTACGTCAAGGTCGGCGCGACCCGCACCAAATTCGACACCATGCTCGCGGTCAAGGCCGGTGCGGACGCCATTGTCATCGATGGTATGCAGGGCGGCACCGCCGCGACACAGACCTGTTTTATCGAGGATGTGGGGATCCCGACGCTGCCGGCCGTGCGCCAGGCGGTAGAGGCGCTCAAGGAACTCGACATGCATCGCGAGGTGCAGTTGATCGTCTCCGGCGGTATCCGCACGGGCGGTGATGTGGCCAAGGCGCTCGCGCTCGGCGCGGATGCCGTATCGATCGGCATGGCCTCGCTGATGGCACTCAACTGTAATGCGCCGATCTACGAGGAGGATTATCACGCGCTCGGGACGCGGCCCGGTTCCTGTCACCACTGTCATACCGGCAAATGCCCGGTCGGCATCACCACGCAGGATCCCGAACTGGAAAAACGTCTGGATCCTGAACTCGGTGCACAGCGTGTGCGGAATTATCTGGCCACGCTGACTCTTGAATGCCAGACGCTGGCGCGGGCGTGCGGAAAATCCCACGTACACAACCTCGAACCGGAAGACATGGTGGCCTTGACCATGGAGGCGGCCGCAATGGCCCGCGTCCCCCTGGCCGGTACCGACTGGATCCCTGGCTGGAGCTGATCCGGCCGATCCGCGCAAATCCGAGCAACGCCACCCGGGAGGCATAATGACAAGCAAGCTCGCAGCATTCGCAAAAGAACGGGATATCAAGTACTTCCTGTTCAACTTCACGGATCTACGCGGCGTCCAGCGCTCCAAGCTGGTACCGGCCGCCGCGGCCGCCGGTATGGAAGAGGATGGCGCCGGTTTCGCCGGCTTCGCGACGTACCTCGATCTGAGCCCGGCCGACCCGGACATGTTCGCGGTACCGGATCCCGATACCGCCATCCAGTTGCCGTGGAAACCGGAAGTCGCGTGGGTGGCCGGTGATCTGTGGATGGACGGCCAGCCGATCGAGCAGGCGCCACGGCGGGTTCTCAAGCGGATGATCGAGAGGGCGAACGCCGAGGGATTCCATCCAAAGTCGGGTGTCGAGGCGGAGTTCCATCTGATCAGCCAGGATGGCAGCGAGATCCATGATTCACTCGATACAGCCGAGAAGCCCTGTTACGACCAGTCGGCGGTCATGCGTCGCTACGACGTCATCTCCGAGATCTGCGATGCGATGCTCCATCTTGGCTGGGAGCCGTACCAGAACGATCATGAGGATTCGAACGGCCAGTTCGAGATGAACTGGGGATTCGATGATTGCCTCGTGACCGCGGATCGCCACGCCTTCTTCAAATTCATGGTCCGATCGATCGCCGAAAAACACGGGATGCGGGCGACGTTCATGCCAAAGCCGTTCATGCACCTGACGGGCAATGGCTGCCACGTGCATCTGTCGCTCTGGAACAAGAGCGGCAGTGCGAACATGCTCGATGATAGCAGTGATGAACTCGGGCTCTCCGAGAAGGCCTATCACTTCATGGGCGGCGTCCTGCATCACGCGCAGGCGATGTGTGCGATCACCAACCCGACCGTAAACAGTTACAAGCGCATCAATGCGCCGGTAACCGCCTCCGGCGCCACGTGGTCTCCGAATTCGGTCACCTGGGCCGGCAATAACCGCACTCACATGATCCGCATCCCGGATCCCGGGCGCTTCGAGTTCCGACAGGCCGATGGCGCCGCCAATCCGTATCTGCTTCAGGCCGTGAAGTTGGCCGCCGGCCTCGAGGGGATCGCCAATCAGCGCGAGCCCGGCAAGCGGCTTGATATCAACATGTACACGGAAGGTCATAAGGCCCGGGGCGCACGTCGGTTGCCCCTGTATCTGATCGATGCCATCCGTGCCTTCGAGCGCAACAAGGCATTGCGCGCGGCGCTGGGCGAGGACTTCAGTAAGGCCTATATCAAAATGAAGATGCAGGAGTGGGATGACTACTCGCATCAGCTGACGGAGTGGGAGCGGCAGCACACGCTGGATTGCTGATACGGTATGTGATCGTCGGAAACACGGCAGTACATTTGCCCCGCAACCGGCGGGGCATTTTTTTGCGCGGCATATGTCCAGCGGCGGTACCGCGCGCGATGACCTTCTCTACGCGTTTTCCTGCGGATGCTTCCGGGTCGGTAACGCCCGGCGCGCGGACAGGTACAGATAACCCTTGAGTACGCGGTACATGAACCAGAAGGCCGTGACCAGGAGCAGGATTGCGCCGGCCACCCCTGCCAGCCGCCACTCCGGGGACGTCCCCAGATACATCAGGCCGCCTCCGAGCAGCCCCCACAGAAGGGTCCACCATACGGTTCGGATCTGCCAGTCGAAGTGGGAGGCGTAGATCGTTCCATCGGCCTGAGCGCGGCGGGCGTAATTCAGCGCCAGCCCCACAATCGGGGTAAATACCAGCATCAGCCCTAACAGCTGAAGCGCATATACGCCCAGCACCAATCGGTGCTGATCCGGGGTTTCTTCCTTTTCAGAATTCCTGGCCATCGAATGGTCTCCGAAAACCGTTCGACAGGGTGGATGACCGTCGTGGCCAACCGGGAAGGCAATCGGCTGCGACACCGTGTGGTCTGATGCAGCTACCGATCGATCCGTTCATGGCCCCGCCACATGGAACCGACGGATAAGAAAAGGCCAACTGCCGCGCGCGGCAGTTGGCCCTAAGGTGAAACGGCCATCAAACGGCCGTCGTGCCAGGCGTCAGCCCGACGCCGCTTCCCGCTTCATGCGGGCGGCCATGTCGTTCGGCAGCGGGATCGTGTCCTGGCGGAATTGCCGGACAAGTCCCCAGCACATGAGTGCCAGGACCACCGAGAACGGTAGTCCGGAAGTCACCGACGCCGTCTGCAGCGCGGACAGCGGATTGCCGCTTGCGGCAAAGGCGCCCGCCACCAGCAGGATCGCCGCGACCGCGCCCTCGGTGATGGCCCAGAACATCCGCTGTTGCCAGATCGGATGCGGATCACCGCCGTTGGTAAGCATATCGACCACCAATGAGCCGGAGTCGGACGACGTGGCGAAGAACACCGCCACGACGACGATGGCGAGCAGCGACATCAGGGCCGCCAGGAAGCCCGGGAAGGGCAGCGCGTTGATCAGGTTGAACATCGCGTCGGTAGTCCCGGAGTTGGCCAGAGCCTCGTTGCCCTGATTGGTGATGTACCAGATCGCGCTGCCACCGAAAGTGGCGAACCAGACCATCGACGCGCCGACCGGCGCCAGCAGTGTGCCCAGGATGAACTGGCGGATGGTGCGGCCGCGCGAGATGCGGGCGATGAACATGCCAACGAACGGGGACCAGGCGATCCACCAGCCCCAGTAGAACAGGGTCCAGGCCGAAATCCAGTCCTGCCCGTCTCCGCTGAAGGCGAACGAGCGCAGGCTTGTGGCCGGCAGATGCTGCATGTAGTAGCCGACGCTCTGCACCAGATACTGGAGGATGAACAGTGTCGGTCCGAACACGAACACGACCACCGCAAGCAGGATCGCGCCGTACATGTTCCATACCGAGAGGCGGCGGATTCCTCCCTCGATCCCGAGCATCACGGACGTTACCGCGATCGCGGTAACGACGGCGATGATCAACACCTGCATCTGCCATGTATCGGCCAGGCCGAAGACCGAGTTCAACCCGGAACCGATCTGGCTTGCGCCGAGGCCGAGGGACGTAGCGAGGCCGAACAGCGTTCCGAACACGGCGAGAATATCGACGAGATTGCCGACCCAGCCATAGATGCCGCGACCGATCAGTGGATAGAAGGCGGACGCGGGGCGCAGGGGCAGATCGTGTCGGAAGCAGAAATATCCCATCGACATGCCGATGATGATGTAGATCGCCCACGGATGCAGGCCCCAGTGGAAGTAGGTCGTGTGCATCGCGAGCACCGCCGCCTCATCCGAGCCGGCCTCGGCCATGCCACCGGGCGGTGTGTTGAAGTGGAAGATCGGCTCGGCGACGCCGAAGAAGACCAGCCCGATTCCCATGCCGGCAGTGAACAGCATCGAGAACCAGGACCAGGTGTTCCACTCGGGCTTCTCGTCATCCTTGCCCAGCTTCAGGCGTCCGTACGGACTGAACAGGATAATGATGACGAAGATGAGGAAACCGAACACCGAAGCCAGATACCACCACCCCAGATAATTGGTGGTGAATGACATGATGGCACCAGCCGCATTACCCAGGTTGCCCGGAGCGATGATGCCCCAGAGCAGGAATGCAACGACCAGTGCAACCGATATCAGGAATACCGGCGGATTGGTGTGTTGCTGAAGGTAACTTCGGGAATCTGCCATGATACCTCCTCGCAGACCTCGGACCTCGGCCATTGCCGACGGATCCCGTGGGTTGATTGATCCCCGAGGTCGTTTCCGGATCGCCGCGCGAGCACGGCACTACGACCCCGGAAGCGAGTTTTCTCCTGTAAAATCATGAGTATAGGGAATACCCATGGGGCAGAGGGTTAATGATTGAGAAGCCGCGGTCAAGTTTTCTGGCTTGCAGACGGCGTCCGCCGGCCAACTGTTATCGGCCGCATACGGGGGCGTTTCCGACTCGGTCCGCGCGTCCTCGGGTGTCGCCGGCTGACGGAGTCCGGGGGCAAGTGCTATGGGGTGGTTGAGCGAACTGATGGCGCGGTTCCGGGGCGAAGGTCCCGGTGAACCCCCGGTCGATGCCAATACGCAGGTCGAATCCTGTATCCGCGATGAAATCGTTCCGGCCCTGCAAGCCGCTCGGGATCGTCTGGCGGAAGAGGGCTATGCCCCCGAACTCGAGACCGATGATGCGTGGGCCAGGCTGGCGGTGACGAATTTCAACGAGCTTCCGCTCGAATACCGGGTCCGTGGTCGGGTCTACAAAGAGTCGGTCGTGAATCTGGCATCGGTCGCCGGCTCCGGCGCCGAGGATACCCTGAGGCGCTACGGCCGCATCGAGATCTACTCCGGGGGGCGAACTCGCGAGTATCCGCCTAAGCGTTGCCGTCGAGCCGCCATCGAGCAGGCGGTGCTGAAGTACTTCCGCCGCTTCCTGTTGAACGCGCCCACCAGGTAACCCACAAGCGGCTCGCGCGGATTCGGAAACAGCACAACTACGGGTATGGACGCGCGTCGACCGCCGCCGGCAGTGGCCGGGCGCCTCGCCTGGCGTATGCCAGCGAGGTCGTACGGAGCGGGTTGAATTGCGTGCTCAGATGCCCTGGTGACGGCTCTCTGGCAGATCCGCATGGCGGGATGGATCCCGCGGAAAATGCGCGCGGACGGCCCCGGCCAGATACACCGACCCGGTGGCGAGGATGAGCGTTCCCTCGGGGACGTCCATGCACGCATGGGCCAGAGCCTCGTGGGGCGACTCGATGACCTCGACAGCGAACTGTCCCTGATGGGCGCGCACCTGCTCGGCGAGTGCCTCTGCGGGCAGTGACCAGTCCGGGTCGGCACGCGTGACCGTGACGGCTGCGGCTTCGGCCAGCAGCGGTGACAGGACCGCGTCGAGGTCCTTCCCGGCGGAACACGACAACAGCAGGTGCAGGCGCCGAGCGCCCAGCGTTGCGATCGTACGGGTCAGTGCCGAGGCGGAGGCTCCGGTATGTGCGCCATCGACGATGATCCATGGTCGCTCGGAGACCGTTTCCATGCGCCCAGGCAGGGGCGTGCGGGCCAGTACGGTGGCGATGTGGTTCATCTGCCCGCGAGCGACGAGCCCCAGCGCGTTCAACGACGCCAGCGCCAGCACCGCGTTGCCGGCCATGTGCGTCCCTGGCGCCGCCAGGGAGGCCTGCAGTTGCCAGCCCGCCCCAGCGGCGATCAGGCCGTCACGGTCGTAGTACCACTGTGCGAGATCGGTGCCGGCGGCGCCGGCGCCGGCGGGAGGTTGTGTGAGCTGTTCGACCCGCAGGAACGGGACCCCGGCCGCGTCGCTCTTCGAGGCCAGGATGGCGTCCAGTTCCGGGGCGAGCCGCGGTGCCACCAACGGGGCGCCGGGCTTGACGATGCCCGCCTTCTCGCGGGCGATATCGGTCAGGCGGTGACCGAGGCGGTCCATGTGTTCCCGTTCGATCCCGGTGATGATCGTGGCGGCCGGTTCGACGATATTGGTGGCGTCGGCGCGACCGCCAATGCCGCATTCGATCACGCACCAGTCGACGCGTTCCGCGGCGGCCAGCCACAGGCCGGCCACCGTCAGCGCCTCGAAGAATCCCGGGACGATGCCGCAGCGGTGGCTGGCGTCGCGGACCGCATGAAGGGCGCCAAGCGCGCGGTCCGGTGGCGCTTCCGCGCCGTTCAGTCGCAGGCGCTCGGTCCAGCGTTCGAGATGCGGAGACGTGAAGGTAAACGTACGCAGATCGAGCGCTTCGAGCAGGCTCTCTACGTAGAGCGCGGTCGAGCCTTTGCCTTTCGACCCCGCGATGTGGATGACGCGCAGCCCGCGCTGGGGATGGTCGAGTTCGGCCAGCAGGCCGCGTACCGCCGCGAGCGGATCATCGCCGCGTTCGGTGTGCGCCGTGGCGGCACGGGGCAGGGTGGCGAGCCAGGCCCAGCCGGCGGCGATCGCGTCCTCGCCGACCGGGCCTTTGGCGGTCATCGCGTTCAGCCCGCGGGGACCTCGACACCCCGCTGCAGGCAGGTCGCCTCGACGGTATTGTTGAGCAGGCAGGCGATGGTCATCGGCCCGACGCCGCCCGGCACTGGCGTGATGGCCCCGGCCACCTTTTCGGCGGACTCGAAATGGACGTCGCCGACCAGGCGGGTCTTGCCTTCATCGGTCGGGATCCGGTTGATGCCCACGTCGATCACGGTGGCGCCTTCCTTGAGCCAGTCACCCTGGATCATTTCCCTGCGGCCGACGGCGGCCACCACGATATCGGCGCGCTTCACCTCGCCCTGCAGGTCGTGCGTGCGCGAGTGCGCGATCTCGACCGTGCAGTTCTCGCGCAGCAGCAGCGCGGCCATCGGTTTGCCGACAATGTTGGAGCGGCCCACGATGACGGCGTGCTTCCCGGACAGGTCGCCCAGCTTGTCTTTCAGCAGCAGCGAGCATCCGAGCGGCGTGCACGGCACCAGCCCCGGAAGACCGGTCCACAGTCGCCCGACGTTGACCGTGTGGAAGCCGTCCACATCCTTGTCGGGATCGATCGCCGCAAGCACCTTTTCATCGTTGATGTGATCGGGCAGCGGCAGCTGCACGAGGATCCCGTTGACGCGCTCGTCGCGGTTCAGTTCATCGACCAGGTCGAGCAGTTCCTGCTCGGAGATCGATTCGTCGCGCTTGTACTCGAAAGATTCCATGCCCGCTTCGCGCGTCTGTTTGCCCTTGTTGCGGACATAGACCTCGCTGGCCGGGTTCTCGCCCACCAGCACGACGGCGAGCCCTGGCGTGATGCCGTGCTTTTCGCCGAGTGTGGCCACCTGGCGCCCCACGCGTTCGCGTAGACCGGCCGCGAAGGCCTTGCCGTCGATGATTTCCGCCATGCGTAGCTCCCCTCTGCATACTCTGGTTGGATGCGCGTCAGCGCGTCCGCGGACTGATCCCGACAGGGTATCGGAACGACAGTCCGGCGCTTGCCCGCTCGCGACGGTCATGTTGTCCGCCACGACGGTTCCGGCGCTCGGGCGAACGCTGTGCGCCGCACCGCCGCGCGGATCGGCGCAGTGTAACAATCGGGAATACCCGCCGGCATGGTCACTCGCGGGGCGCTGGTGTACGGCCAGGCGTTGCGCCGGGCGCGCGGGCGCACTACCGTGCGCGGGTCGCTTCTCCACCGGAGCCTGATAATGGAACGTGGCAGTCACGCCCACTCGCATGATCCCCGCAACGAAACGGTCGGCATCTACGTCAATGGCCGCATCCTCCCGCGCCCGGAGGCGACCGTCTCGGTGTTCGATTCCGGCTTCCTGCTCGGTGACGGTGTCTGGGAGGGCATTCGCCTGCACAACGGTCATCTGGTCCATATCGAGGCGCACATGGATCGTCTCTACGAGGGCGCGAAGGCGATCGATCTCGATATCGGCCTGACCCGGCAGGAGATGATCGAGGCGATCGAGGCGACCTGCCGCGCCAACGACATGGATACCGGCGTGCACATCCGCCTGGTGGTCTCCCGCGGCGAGAAATCGACGCCGTACCAGAGCCCGGCGGCGAATATCGGCGGGCCGACCATCGTGATCATTCCGGAGTGGAAGCAGCCCGATCCGGCCGTGCTGGAACGGGGCATGACCCTGTTCACGGTCCATGTCCACCGGGGTGCGCCCGATGTCCAGGACCCGATGTGGAACTCGCTGTCGAAACTCAACTGCATCGCCGCCTGCATCCAGGCGAACAAGGCCGGTGCCGACGAGGCGCTGATGCTCGACCCGCACGGCTTTGTCGCGACCTGCAATTCGACCCATTTCTTCGTCGTGCGCGGTGATGAGATCTGGACCTCGAGCGGCCGCTACTGCATCCACGGCATCACGCGCGCGACCGTGATCGAGCAGGCGCGGGCGAACGGCTATACCGTGCGCGAAAAGGACTTCTCGCTGACCGAGGTGTACGGCGCTGACGAGGCCTTCGTAACCGGTACGTTCGCCGGCCTGATCCCGGTCGGCTCCGTCGACGGACGCACGCTCGGGGACGGTGGCCGCGGGCCCATCACGAAGCATCTGCAGGAGGCCTACGCCGACTGGCTGGAACGCCGTTACCCCGCGGAGGTCCCGTCATGAGTGAACCCGTGCGTATCGCCATGTGGTCGGGACCGAGGAATATCTCCACGGCCATGCTGCGTTCGTTCGGCAATCGCCCGGACGCGTTCGTGACCGACGAGCCGCTGTACGCTTATTACCTGCAGGCAAGCGGCTCGCCGCATCCGATGCGCGATGAAGTGATCGCCTCGCAGCCGACGGACTGGCGCGCGGTCACCGACTGGCTCACCGGTCCGGTCCCCGGCGGCAAGGCCGTCTGGTACCAGAAGCATATGACCCATCATCTGCTCGATGAGGTCGGCCGGGAGTGGCTGGATGGCGTGAAGAACTGTTTCCTGTTGCGCGATCCGCGCGCGGTGCTCGCCTCATACGCCAAGAAGCGGGAGGAGCAGGTGCGGGTCGAGGATGTCGGTATGGTTCAGCAGGCGGCGATCTTCGATGAGGTCGTTGCCCGCAACGACGGCGAAGTCCCGCCGGTAATCGATGCCGCGGAGATACTGGGTGGTCCGGCCGCAGCGCTGTCGCTGCTGTGCGAGCGGGTCGGTATCCCGTTCGACGAACGCATGCTGTCGTGGCCGCCGGGGCGGCGTGAAACGGACGGGGTCTGGGCCCGTCACTGGTACGAGGCCGTCGAGGCCTCGACCGGTTTCCAGCCGTACCAGCCGCCACCGGAACGGTTGCCGGAAGCTCTCGAGGCGATCGCGCGGGAATGCCAGCCGGCGTATGAGCGGCTGCGGCGCCACGCGTTGATCCCCACGTGAGGCGCGCCGCGTCTAAGCATGATCGCGAGCAAGCCCGCTCCTGCAGGAACGATGTACCACAAGTGCCGGAACACAACTTGTAGGAGCGAGCTTGCTCGCGATTCAGGCGACGTGCGGATCAATCGCCAACTCTTTCAGGGAGCAGGTTCGCTTAGGAGATCCTCCAGATCCAGCGGATCGGTCCCCATGGCCAGATGGCCATCGGCATCGACCGGCCATTCGGCCGACGGTCGGTCACGGTAGAGTTCGACACCGTTCTGATCCGGATCACGCAGATACAGCGCCTCGCTGACGCCATGGTCGGCGGCGCCATCGAGCCGGATCCCGGCCGCGATGACACGGCGCAGCGCATCGGCCAGAGCGGGGCGGTCGGGGTACAGGATCGCCGTGTGGAACAGACCCGTACTGCCCGGCGGCGGCGCCGGGCCCCCGAGGCTTTCCCAGGTGTTCAGGCCGATGTGGTGGTGATAGTCGCCGGCGGCGATGAACGCGGCGCTGCTGCCCCAGCGTTGGCGGATCCCGAACCCGAGCACGCCGCAATAGAAATCGAGGGCGCGCTCGAGGTCGGCGACCTTCAGATGGACATGGCCGATCTCGGTGTCCGCCGCGACCGGCCGGTCGAGATCGACGGGGGTACCGCGAACGGTGGTACGGCGTTCGGTAGACATGACGGCTCCGGAGCGGGCATCCGGGCCCATCATGCCACGCCGTGGCCGTTGCGGAGCAGTGCCCCGTGGCGCTGCGCCGGCGAACCGGTCATACGCCGTATTCAGTCGAGTTCGTGAATCCCCAGCGGTCCCCCGCCAAATTCCTGCATCGCGTCGAGCAGCGCGTCCCAGAACCAGATCGCGGACGCGCTGTCGGCCAGCAGGTGGAAGCCGGGCGTGGCCCCGGCGATCTCTCGACAGACGATGGTGTTGAGGCGCGCGACCGAAGTCTGTGCGATCGCCCCGCGCGGGAAGGCACCTTCGCGCAGATCGACGCCGCACAGTTTCGCCATGCACTCGACCGCGGCCTCGCCGCGCAGCAGGAACCAGGCATGGGTATCGCGCCGTGGCATATGCCATGCGCCGTCGCCCGGGATCGATGATTCCAGTGTGCGCACGGTGTCACCGTCCCCGCGGGGAGAAGGCAGTACGAAAGCCTCGCGATTGCCGAGCCGCAGTACGAGGCCGCCGGATTCCGTGTGCGCCGCCTGGTTGTTCTCCCCGGGGACGGGCCAACCCTGTCCGCCCAGCCATTCCAGCGCGCCCGGCCCCTTGATACCGGTCCGCGGCATGGGTGAAAGATCCACCAGACCGAGCGGCGGTGCATCGTGGGGATAGCGCGCGGCCACGGTGGTGTCGACGACCTCGGTGAACTCCGCCCCGGCCTCGATCAGGCGCGGGTAGATGAAGCTGCGGCGATTGAAATGTTCCGGTGTGACGGCCATGGCCGATCCCTCACAGATTCTGGCGTTCATTGTCGGGGTCGAAGAACGGGGCCGCACAGACCTCGGCCTCGATCAGCGTGCCGCCGCTGCCCTTGATGGTGAACGGCGTGCCCGGTTCGGTGCGTTCGGGGTCCACGAATGCAAGGCCGATCGGACGCTCGAGCGTCGGCGACCAGGCGATCGAGGTTACGCGCCCGGTGATGCGATCCCCGTCGATCACGAGGTGGCATTCCTCGGGCAGGGGGTCGGCGTCCGCGGGCAACCGGAAACCGACCAGACGCCGCGTCAGGGGCTGCGATTCACGTGCC
Coding sequences within:
- a CDS encoding sulfotransferase family protein yields the protein MSEPVRIAMWSGPRNISTAMLRSFGNRPDAFVTDEPLYAYYLQASGSPHPMRDEVIASQPTDWRAVTDWLTGPVPGGKAVWYQKHMTHHLLDEVGREWLDGVKNCFLLRDPRAVLASYAKKREEQVRVEDVGMVQQAAIFDEVVARNDGEVPPVIDAAEILGGPAAALSLLCERVGIPFDERMLSWPPGRRETDGVWARHWYEAVEASTGFQPYQPPPERLPEALEAIARECQPAYERLRRHALIPT
- a CDS encoding sarcosine oxidase, with protein sequence MAVTPEHFNRRSFIYPRLIEAGAEFTEVVDTTVAARYPHDAPPLGLVDLSPMPRTGIKGPGALEWLGGQGWPVPGENNQAAHTESGGLVLRLGNREAFVLPSPRGDGDTVRTLESSIPGDGAWHMPRRDTHAWFLLRGEAAVECMAKLCGVDLREGAFPRGAIAQTSVARLNTIVCREIAGATPGFHLLADSASAIWFWDALLDAMQEFGGGPLGIHELD
- a CDS encoding VOC family protein is translated as MSTERRTTVRGTPVDLDRPVAADTEIGHVHLKVADLERALDFYCGVLGFGIRQRWGSSAAFIAAGDYHHHIGLNTWESLGGPAPPPGSTGLFHTAILYPDRPALADALRRVIAAGIRLDGAADHGVSEALYLRDPDQNGVELYRDRPSAEWPVDADGHLAMGTDPLDLEDLLSEPAP